GATTTTAAACAAGAACTGGGAGGTGAGGGAATAACTCTGATTAACTTTGTAGATTTTGAAGATGTCGCAAAAAGACATACTTCTACACTAAAAGTACAGGCATTTGCAGAATTTGTAAAAAATAATACACCAGGCAGAAATCTTAGCAGTTCAAACGCTGAACAACACCTGGAGTTGTGGTCCTATTGTTCGATCCTTTAACCACCCCATACACATAGGCCCGCTGGGCCTATGCTTAAAGTATGGAACGGGCAGCAGAGTTGCCAGTAAAATAGCACTTTACTTTACGAAGAATGTGGATATCATTTGAAATATATTTTTGAGAATTGGTAATGTCAGAGGTTGCGGGTGTAGAAACTAAAGAGCAAGCTGTGTGCGAGCAAATGCGTTTTAGCGTGAGCCGCGCAAGTCTTTTAAATACGCTATCTAGAGTGAGCGGAGTGGTTGAAAGGCGTAACGCAATAGATGTTCTAGCATGTATAAATATTAAAGCACAACATGGCAGCATAAAACTAAAGGCTACTGATCTTGACATTTCAATATTTGCCTCGCTTGCTGCAAATGTGTCAGCGGAAGGGGAAGTAAAAATCTCAGCACATACTTTACATGACATAGTGAAGAAGTTGCCAATTGATTTGGATATTAATTTCGAAATGAACGATCAAGGGAAATTATTGATATCTTGCGGAAATGCAAACTTTTCTCTACCGAATGTAGTTTCAAATAACTTTCCTGTCCTTGAAGAAGGGGATCATAAACATGATTTTACTCTACTGAGTGCAGATTTGGTAGACTTATTAACTAAAACGAAGTTTGCTGTATCACTAGATGATACAAGATATAATTTAAATGGGATATACTTGCATACGGATGAGCAATTTCTGTACTGCGTTGCAACCGATGGTCACCGTTTATCATGTATAAAGAGGCCTAAACCTGAAAATATCAATGGCGAATTTGGTGTGATAATTCCACGTAAAACTGTCATGGAGCTGCTAAAAGTATTGGATGATTGCAGTGAAATTAATATAAAGCTTTCAGATAGAAAAATCAAATTCACATGCGGTGAATATATTATAATATCAAAATTAATAGATGGAACTTTTCCAGATTATAAAACTGTTATTCCGGCATCTCAGGATAAACAAATGATTGTTGAGAGCGGTGAGCTAGCTAGCGTTATAGATCGGGTTTCCGTTGTTGTGTCCGATAAAATAAAATCCATTAGGTTTTCGTTACAAGAAAAATTATTAACTCTAAACTCAAACTCTCAAGAGTGCAGTGATGCAACTGAATCCATAGAGGTAGATTATAATGAAACTCCTATGGAAATAGGGTTTAATTCACGCTATTTGCTTGATGTTTTGTCCTGTATAAAAAACAAGTGTAAGTTTAGCTTGTCAGATGGCAATGGTGCTACAATTATTACTGATGAAGCTGATCCAAATGCATTATATATAGTAATGCCAATGAGGACTTAAACTAGTAATCTATCTTTACCAAATATAAACCGCAAGGTGGTGCAGTAACTCCAGCGGCGTTTCTTTTGCGCTTATTTAATATATTTAGCATTTCTTGTGGATTAGTTCTATTTTTCCCAAATTCAACCAAAGTACCGACAATGATCCTCACTTGGTTATGTAAAAAAGAAATAGCGGATATTTTGATGTATATATGACTCCCATTTTGTACTATCTCGATATTATCAATTGTTCTTACCGGATTTGCAGCTTGACAGTCTTTTGAGCGGAAACTTGAAAGGTTGTGCTTTCCAAGCAGATGTTTAGCCGCTTCACGCATAATGTTTACATCAAGTGGGTTAAATACTTGCCATACATAACCAGCTTCCAAAGCTGCAGGGGCATAGCGGTTAATTATTCTATATTCATAGTGCCTTTTTTTTGCTGAGAATCGCGCGTGAAACTCATCATCTACAACTTCTGCATTGAGTACGACTATAGGAATCGATTTTAAGTGATAATTTATTGCGTTCCTTATTCTGTAAAGCTCAAATTCCCTCTCCATATCAAAATGAGCAACTTGTCCTAAAGCATGAACTCCCGCATCAGTCCTGCCACCGCAGTATAAAGTGACTTTCTCGCCACTGAAATTAAATATAGCATTTTCTATGGTCTCCTGGATTGAGTTAGCAGAATGTTGTTGTTTCTGCCAACCAGAGAAACTACTACCGTTATACTCTATCGTTATTTTGTATCGCACTGCAAAATCTATCTAATTTTCTATCTTATACCAAATCTCGCTGATAATAAGATAAATTAATAAAGAGTACTTTTTGCCCACAACTGGAGGTTTAGGTAAATTTATGGTGGTTCTACCTAGATGACACACAACTGGTCAAAACCACAATGTTTGTGCAATTTCAGTAGCAGGTTGCTTGAGTCCGTACTATTATATAGTATAATACTATATAATATATGACCTTTAAAAAGCTCAATCTACACTTAGTATCAGATTCAAGCGGTGAAACTGTTATATCAGTTGCAAAATCAGCTCTGAAACACTTTCGTTCTGTAGAAACAATTGAATATGTTTGGTCCTTTGTGAAAAAAGAAGAACAAATTGATAGAATTTTGGAGGAAATCAATAAGAAAAGTGATGAGCATCACTTTGTTATATGCACTATTACTGATGATGAACTAAGAAAATATTTAAAAGATAACTGTATAAAATTGGAAATTCCCTATCGAGCAATATTATCACATATTATTAGAGAAATTTCTTCCTACCTTGAAATTGAAAAAGACGAAAAGCTTGACTTGCATGCTGAGATAAATAATGAGTATTTTCAGCGCATTGAGGCAATAAACTACACTATTAATCATGATGACGGACAAAATATTCAAGATATTGATAAGGCAGACATAATCTTGATTGGAGTTTCGCGTACATCAAAGTCTCCCACCAGTATGTATTTAGCTTATCGGGGCTATAGGGTTGCAAATATTCCCTTTGTTAGTGAGATACCCTTTTATGTTGACTTAACAAAGTTAGAGAACAAGATGACAATAGGGCTAACAATAGATGCAAGTAGGCTGGTGGAAATACGCAAAAATAGACTTACTTCAATTAACAACGAAAATAATAATGTATACGCTGACCCCAAGAAAGTAGAAAAGGAAATTAAAAAGGCAGAGGAACTTTTTAAACAAAACAATTGGCCAATTATCGACGTAACACAAAAGTCGATCGAGGAAGTGTCAGCAACGATTATACAATATTTTAATAGAATGTGATAAATTTATCAATTGACTAACTCTTTGTAAGTAACCATAATATAAAATAATTTGGTTTTCGCTATAGTTATGAAAGTTAAAGGCTCACTAAAGTCCCATCGCAGCAGAGATAAAAACTGTAAAGTTGTGAGAAGGAGTGGTAAAATTTACGTTATAAATAAAGTAAAGCCAAGGTGTAAAGCCCGCCAGGGTTCTTGAGTATCAGCCATAAATTGGTTATGTAAGGGGCTTATTGATTGCCTTGAGACAAACAGTGGTTGTGTCAGTTGTATATCCGGGGCTTGGCTTGCGGTATAAAGGGTTCTAAGCTGTAACTAGGGTGCTTAGTTTTTTGTTCACTTTTTCATGCTATACATTTTTTAGTTTCTTATATGTAAAAGTATGGTGTTTGTATTTAGGAATAAGAGGAAGTTACTGTATTTAAGTACAGCTTTGCTCATTTCTTCTCTTACGCTATATTTTAGTATCAGTACAATTACGGGTAAACGTGGCTTATCAGCGTTAACGGATTTAAAAAAAGAGATAGAGTACAATAAACTTTTGCTAAAGAATATATCTTTTGAAAGGGAAAAGTTGAGTAATAAAGTGTTTGGCTTATATGAAAAAAGCTTGGATTTGGATCTGCTTGATGAGCAAGCAAAAAATGCTCTGGGTTATGTGAGCCCTAAGGAGCTAATGGTTGTTCTTGATGTGGAATAGCAACATCTTTAAATGAAAGAAAAAAAACGCTATAATCCAAGTGCAGGCATTATAAACGAGATGAAAGTGAAAAATATCTTATTAGCGCTTTTAATACAGGCTATGTTTGGGTTGTCATCATTTGCGGCCGATCCTATTTTGCTTAACTGTATTGAAACTCCAGAGATTTATGATCTTGATGCAAAACCAAAAAGCTTTAACTCTTCGAATAATTTAAGAAGAAAACCTGGTTCTCCAAATAGCGCAACAGGAGAATTGATAAGCATAGTGGGTAGAGTTACTGATGTAAACTGTTTGCCAATACAAAACGCTGTAGTTTCTATATGGCACGCAAATTCACGTGGCGTGAACCATTATGATGAAAATGTGGAGGATGATAAGCTTGATCCAAATTTTGCCGGATCAGGAAGATTTATAGTCAATAACCTTGGCTATTATAATTTTATTACAATAGCACCTGGTAAGATCGGTGATAGGGCTCCACACATCAACTTTTTGGTTCAACATCCAGATTTCCCAGAGTTCACAACACAAATGTTCTTTGCCGACCATAATTGCGACAACTGTGCTGATCCTGTTCTTAGGGATCTTATTGATAATGGGCTTGCAAGCCTTCTGATAGCACCATTTACTTATAATGATCGTGCAATTAAGACCTACACATTTAATATCACCTTAGGCGGGTATAACAAATTTTCTGATAAAAGATAAAATCCTTGCATATCAGGGAAGTTCATAGTAGCCTTAAGCGCTGTTGTACTTAAAATGTATATGAAAAACATCTTACTAATGTTTTTACTATGTTTTATGTGCAGCTCACAATTATTTGCAACGGAGATGTCAACGATGAAGATAACAATTTCTAAGGCTTTACCTGATTTTGAAACGCTAGTAGTAGGTTTGTTTGAAAATGATGAACTTATAAGTAACGGTAAGGTTTTACAAGATAAGCAAATTACAGATAACATCAAAAGATTTAGTGATTTCAATGGAGGTTTTGGTGAATTTTTCTCCATTACTTCATCAGAGGGAAAGAACATTATAGTTGCTGGACTTGGCAAGAGAGATGAATGGGATGAAAATAAAGAATTAAATATTGGCGGAAAAATATATTGCGAACTAAGCAGATTAAAAATCAAGCAAGCGGCAATTTCAATCGAAGGCAATGCAGCAAATGTTGCATACGGTGCATTTCTGCGCAGTTTTAAGTTTGATAAGTATAAAACCAAAAAGGATGAAAAAGTTACAGAAGTAGAGGAAATCACAGTGCTAGCGAAAGATGAGCAATTCAGTAGTGCTGAAAAATCATTTGAGCGTTTAAGGCAAGAAGGTGAAGGCATATTTCTTGCACGTGCTCTTACCACTGAACCACCTAATGTTTTATATCCAGAATCCTATGCTGATCACATAAAAACCGAACTTACTAAGCTTGGCCTTGAAATCGAAGTGCTTGGTAAGAAGCAAATGGAAGAGAAAAAAATGGGAGCATTGCTTGGGGTAGCACAAGGAAGTAGTAAAGAGCCAAAATTAGTAGTGATCAAATGGAATGGAGCTTCCAAGGAACAAAAGCCTGTAGCTTTTGTAGGTAAAGGTATAACGTTTGATACTGGTGGAGTGTCACTCAAGCCCTCGCGTGGCATGGAGTCAATGAAATATGACATGGCAGGTTCTGCTACTGTGGTTGGGGTGATGCGTACTCTAGCTGGACGAAAAGCGAAGGTAAATGCAATTGGCGTAGTTGCGCTTGCAGAAAATGCAGTGGACGGCAATGCTCAAAGACCAAGTGATGTAGTAACTTCGATGTCTGGGCAAACAATAGAGGTATTAAACACCGATGCAGAAGGAAGGCTCATACTTGCGGATGCTTTGTGGTATACGCAGGACAGATTCTCACCTAAGTTTATGGTTGATCTTGCAACTTTAACTGGTGCCATAGTGGTTGCGCTTGGGAATAATGAATATGCTGGTCTTTTTTCCAATAATGATGAATTAGCAAATCGTCTTATCGATGTAGGAAATGAAGTAAACGAGAAGTTGTGGCGTTTTCCTATGAATGAGACTTACGATAAAATTATCGATTCGCCGATTGCTGATGTCCAAAACATCGCTCCTGCAGGCTCTGGCGGGGATAGCATAATGGCTGCACAATTTTTACAGCGTTTTGTGAATGAAACTTGCTGGGCACATTTAGACATTGCAGGCACGGCTTGGCATGAAAAAGGCACTGATATTTCTCCAAAAGGAGCGGTAGGTTTTGGTATAAGGTTGCTTAATAAATTGGTTGAGAAATACTACGAAACGGGTAATTGAAGCCTTAATACTGAAGTTTAGAAAGCTATGGGCTTTTGGCTTCTTCTGCTGGTTTTGCTGGCTGATGGCTTGTGTCCTTCATTTTAGAAGGTGGAACTGCTTCATAAGCTTTCTCATTAACTTTTTTCTTTACCTCCTCTATTTTACCTTCGCCAATTTCCATAATTTTAGGTAGAAAATTATCCATAAAACCTTTCAATTTATCCATATCTTCTACATGAGTACTATCACCTTTTCCTATAAGCTTTTCCAGATCCTCTTTTGAAAAATCTTTAATCTCTTCCTTTTTCACTAATTCTTTTATAGCCCACCGCTGCCCTTCATCTTGAAGCATTTCTATTACTATAGCCTTATCCCGAGCGCTCTTTACTTCACCTTCCTTCTCCGACCCACTAGCGCCTATAATAGATTTAGACAATTCCTTACGTAACCTACCAAAATTATTCTCCCTTGCTTGAATTGTAGGCAATTTATCGATAAAATTTTTCACTAAACTTTTAATTGCTTTTCCTAAAGACTCAGCACCTTCTTTTATCTCACCTCTATGTTGATATATAACATAACCAATAGCAGCTATAGCCACCAGTGCCACAAGCCCAACTAATGCTAATCCACCACCCATTAATGCACCAGTCACTCCTCCTATTACTAATGAACCCGCCAATGCACCTGTTAGTGCTGTAATAGCTGCTCCACCTATAACTCCTTGAGTTGACAACTGGTTACCTAAGGCTTCGAGTTTCCCCTCCATGTCTTTTACTTTGTTTACTTGTTCAAGAAACTCTGCTAAGACAGCTTTATCTTGCTCAAAATATTTCCCTACAATACCTATTGCATCCTCTGAAAGATCCCCATTGCCCTTCAGTAAATCAGTAACATCCTTGATGGTTAGTTCCTTAAACTCCTTACTTAACTTTTTAAAATCCTCATTACCTTTTAATAGGATCTCCAAATTGTCTACCAAATCCGGCTTTTCTCTAATATATCTTACTATATTTTCAATGAACTGATCCGAATCAGCTGGATTTGTCGCACCACCTTGTACCATATTCAATTCCTATCAATTATAAATATGCCTAATTATACATAACAATTATTAATTATATTATAACTAGTATGAAGTAATTAACACAATTACCCCTTTTCAAACATGGAATTTGTACTACAATACCTAAATTATATGAAAACAAGGTACTCTATGGGTGAAAAAAAATTAAAAGTTGCTGTGGTTTTATCAGGATGCGGTCATCTCGACAGTGCAGAGGTGAGAGAAGCTGTTTTAAGCTTGCTTGTGCTTGATCAGCAGGAAGTGGAAGTCAAATGCTTTGCACCTGATATCAATATTACACAAGTTATGAATCATAAAACAAAAGAAGCAGTAAAAGAGAAGAGGAATGTACTTGTAGAAGCAGCAAGAATTGCAAGAGGTGAAATATATGACCTAAAGGAAGCCAAAGCTAAAGATTTTGACATGCTAGTTGTACCCGGCGGATATGGAGTTGCGAAAAATTTATCTGACCTAGCTGAAGGTAAAGACATGGTAACAGTAATACCCGAATTTGAAAGATTAGTTTCAGAATTTTTTGCTGCAAAAAAGCCAATAGGGGCAATATGTATATCTCCAGCGGTGGTTGTTTTTATTTTAAGTAATAAAATAGGCAAAAAAGGAAATAAAATTAAGGTGACTATAGGAGATGACAAAGAAAAGTTGATAGAAAAGCTTGGTGGCGAGCATATAAAGTGCGACACAGAGTTATCAATAGAAGACGAAGAACATAATGTATTTTCCTGTTCTGCTTATATGCGTAGCGACGAAAGTACGTACTCTGTATATCAAGGGATAAAACATATGATTGACAGCATGGTAAAAAAGATCAACAAAGGAAATTAATACCAATGGTAATAGGACAAATTAAATTGCCAGTCAACAATGGTGTCATTCCAGCGCCCCTCCTCCTGTCATCCAAGTAGCGGATACTGTGATCTCATTTCACTTTATGACGGTGTCTCCCAACCCCACGATGTCATTCCAGTGCCTCCTTTTTTGTCATCCTAGTGCCTCCCTCTCTTGTCATCCCAGTGCTCGACACTGGGATCCAGTTTTCCATAAAACTATGTATTTTAACATAACTTTTATACTCACTAAACCTAATAAAATTCCTAGATTCCAGCGTCACACGCTGGAATGATAACATTTGTTGTAAAAACAAATGTTCGTTCATGAATTGCGACTAGCTATAAATATTTAAGAAATTTACTAAATGGAGAAAAAGGCAAAAGAAACTCTGGCCATTGTCTATTTTCAGTATTGGCGTTTTTTTAGGTCTCAAACGCTGCAATTTAGCGACTTTTAAACTGCAACAGACCCTTAGCTTAAGTGCTAAGAAACTTACTAAGCAGAAAAAAAGACAAAAGAATCCCGTGGTAGATTGTTCTCACTCTCTAATCCTGAAAATTGGCGTACTATACTGTCTTAAACGACTTATAAGCGCGTTTCAGCTTGTATAGGGAAAAACCTAGAAATCTAGGTGAAATTAATAAAGACATAAGGTGCACATAGTGCAAAAAATTAAACATAAGACGCCAACCATAATACTCTTGTCGTTTAATCTGCACAGATGAAGATAACTGAATACCTCCAGTTATATGATAAAAGGAATGGCGAAAGTTGTCAAGTAGTTTTTTTGATATCTTATCTATACCAAAGTGTTCTGCTTATAGATATTATACCAACAATCCACTATTTTTTCTACGTCTCGTGGTTTAGTTTTTGGACCTATACTGATTCTAATCGAACACTCTGCTTGCTCTTTTGTTGCCCCCATTGCAAGCAAAACATGGGAAGGTTTAACTTTTCCAGAAGAACATGCAGAGCCATTGCTAACTGCAATGTTATTTAAGTCAAAATGCATAAGTTGCACGTCACTCCTTACTTTCGGCATATAAATGAGACTTGTATTTGGTAACCTTTTGGAGTTTTCACCGAAGATTTTGATACCACTGGCAAGGTTTAACAGCTCACACTCCAATTGATCGCGTAGCTTCTTTATTTCATCCATTTTTGATAGAAGATCTGGAATATCCTGCAATGCAGCAGAAAAACCTGCAATTGCAACAATATTCTCCGTACCACCTCGTAATCCTTTCTCTTGCCCACCACCTACTACAATAGGCTCTATTACAAGCTTTTTGTCGAATATTAAAACTCCACTACCCGCTATACCGCCAAATTTATGAGCGGACAAAGTGAGTAAATCCACCCCTAAATCTTCCATATTAACTTCAATTTTTCCAACGCTTTGAGCAGCATCGGTGTGGCAGATTGCTCCAAATTTATGTGCTATTTCAGCTACTTCCTTAACAGGCTGAATAACCCCAGTTTCGTTATTAGCCATCATCACTGAAACTATTACTCTATCCCTCTCAAGTTTGCTCAGAATCTTTTTTAGCTCTAAAAGATCAACAACACCTTCTTGATTAACGGGTATTATATGTGGATTATACGCAGAATTGAGAATTGAAGGGTGCTCTATAGCTGAAATTACATGTCGATAGCCCGCTACCCCTCTCATAACAAGATTATTTGCCTCAGTCGCACCAGATGTAAAAACTACTTCTTTATCACCTAAAGCGCCAATAATCCCACGAACATTATCTCTTGCATCCTGGAGAATCTTTCTCGCCTCTTGTCCCTTTCTGTGTAATGATGAAGGATTCAGAATTTGTTTTGATAAGACCTCAAGTATACTCTTCCTTACACTGTCGATAATTGGGGAAGTTGCATTATAGTCAGCATATACGTAATCACCACCTAAAGAAAAGGGACTTGAAGGTTTATCTGTCATTTAATTAGGAAAACTCTTTACTACTCGCTATAACAGTCATATATATTAGCTTAACATGATAAAAAGCTTGTTGCAAAAACAGTAAAATTAATACATAATTAATATATACACGATTTATATTAGTTAATATCTGTCAAGCAGGTTTTTATTAGGAGCTACCGTGGTAGAAGTTTTTTTGAATAACGCAGCAAAAAAAATAGAAGGTGAGTATCACCAAAGTAGGGAAGCTAACGCGCCAGTTGTGCTAATTTTACACCATCACCCCCAATATGGTGGCAATATGAATAGTAAAATAATACATAATATATACGCATCTTTTATCGGTAACAGCTTTTCTGCATTGAAAATCAATTTCCGTGGTGTGGGAAAGTCTACCGGAACTTTCGATAAGGGTATAGGGGAATTAACTGATGCTGCAGTAGCTATCGATTGGCTCCAAGAACATAATCCTAGCAACGTTCCAATTTGGATAGTTGGCTTTTCTTTTGGAGCATGGGTAGCTATGCAATTGACAATGCGCCGCCCTGAGGTAGTAGGTTTTGTTGCCCTTTCTCCGCCAGCAACAAAGTACGACTTCTCTTTTTTCTCTCCCTGTCCGGTTCCTGGGCTTATAATACAAAGCAGCAATGATAAAATCTCAGAAGAAAGCGATGTAACAGAACTAGCAAAAAGGCTGATGAACTCAGTAAAAAGTGACCATATGGAATACCACATTATAGACGACACTAATCACTTCTTAAGAGATAAAGAAGAGGAGGTAGTTCAAATCATAGACGATTATATAAAACTGCGCTTGAATAGTGCAGCTATTTCTTCTCAAAAGACCAAAAAAGAGGTGAAAATAAGAGAGTACGCTTAATCTTTACAAACAAGAGAAATGGGTGTAGTAATATAAACAAAAAGGTTTTGTTATGTTTAGGAAGTTATTATTTCTTGTTTTAATTGCGTCTATGCTATCAGGATGCCTTCTAAGCAAGTCACACAAGTTAAAAAGCCCGTGTATAAAAGGCAATGAAAGTACTTCGTGCAGACTATACCCTGTTAATGGCCATTGGTTAGGTAAGTACAAGATAGTAGCTCAATAGATTCTAGTTCTATACTACATCCGTTCACAATTTTATCAGTGATCTATCCTTTAACTGTAAAATACAGTCTGCCTTTTCTGCAAGGAGGTGATTGTGTGTTACTATAAGCATAGAGCTATTATTTTCCTTTACATACGAATATAATAGCAAAAACACATTCAAAGAATTTGTTGGATCTAAATTTCCCGTTGGTTCATCTGCAAGTAAAAGTCTTGGGAAATTTACAACGCTTCTTGCAATTGCAACTCTTTGCCTCTCCCCGCCAGAAATTTCAGATATCATACTACTTGCTTTGTCTTCCAGACCAAATTTTTCCAACATTGCCTGCGCATTTTTTATTGCCTCAGTTTTGCTTCTTCCTGCAATAAGCTGAGGAAGCATAACATTTTCCAATACCGATAACTCCTGTAACAAATAGTGAAATTGATAAACAAAGCTCAGAAAACTTCTTCTTATATGAGTTTTATATTTATTGCTGGCTTGTGTGCAATTTACTCCATCTATTGTCACTATACCTGAAGTTGGCTTATCCAATAAGCCTGCAATTTGCAATATAGTTGTTTTTCCTGACCCTGAGCTGCCAATCAATGCAACTACTTGTCCTTTTGCAACCTTTAGATTTATATCTTTTATAACAGCAGGAGCTTCTTTGAAGCTCTTATCCACAGAAGTTAGCTCTAGTGCTACATCACCACCCATGTTGAAAAGGCCTAGGGGGCATAATTAAACTGAGAAGCTGTTACCACATCCACATTGAGACTTAGCAAGAGCATTTTTTATTTGAAATCCAGAACCACTTAGATCTTCAGTGTAATCTATAACTGAGTTATTTAAAAATTTCGCCGAACAATTATCAACCATTAATACAGGGTTTCCATTTTCGTCGTTAATTACTATATCTTTGCTTTTCCCGCTAAAGCTAGAGTAGCCTCTATAATCCTCGCTTTCTTCATAATCGTCATCATCGTCGTCATCAAATTCATCATCGTAATCATCATCGTCGTCATCACTCAAAGATAGATTTTTATTTATTTGATCTATAAGAAAATTATACTTGAAGCCAGAACATCCTCCACCTGAAACTGCAACTCGCAAAACAGAACTTTTGTCCTCTTCCTGCTCTACAAGGGAGTGAATTTTCTTTAACGCATTGTCAGTCAAGTTAATATTGTAATCTGTTGACATAGTCACTACCGTTTATTATTGATAATTTATTATAGTAGAAATTTTACATGTCAAACAATAATTTTCTATTAAGTTATGCGTGCTTCCCAAGCAAAACAAGAGGGAGATATTTTAAAGAGCCAGAAGATGAAAACCGCAGTTGTTTTCAGCGTGATAGGGATCGCATCATTCACTCTAATGCGTTTAGAAAATTGGAATACAAAACACAAGTTTTTATCAATTATGAGCACGACTACTATCGCACTCGGCTTACTCATAGCCTTGAAGTTGCACAAATTGCAAGGTCTATTGCACGCAGGCTCGGTTTATATGAGGATATTACTGAATGCATAGCGCTTGCACACGACCTTGGTCATCCTCCATTTGGCCACACAGGAGAGGATGCTCTAAAGAAATCAGTTCAAGATTTGAATCTTGATAGCGAGAAGTATGAATTTGACCATAACGTTCAGGCTATAAGGATTTTAACTTATCTTGAGCAAAAACATGCTGACTTTGATGGTATGAATCTAAGTTGGGAAGTTATTGAAGGCGTTGCAAAGCATAACGGTCCCTTGCTTGGTCGAAATGCAATATCCCACACAAATAATCAGCTATTGCTAGAATATAATGAAAAATATGATCTAAAACTTGAAGAATTCTCAAGCGTTGAAGCACAAGTTGCCTCAATTGCTGATGATATTGCATACGGTGTCCATGATCTTGACGATGCACTCAGAGCAAATTTGGTGACTGTAGAAGACTTGCTCGATATTCCTTTAATTGGAGAAACGTTTAAAGACGTAAAAAGTAGATATTCGAAATTGCCTAAGTGTAAGCTCATACATGAATCACTGAGTAGAACCATAGGA
This portion of the Wolbachia endosymbiont of Ctenocephalides felis wCfeF genome encodes:
- a CDS encoding Lipoprotein-releasing system ATP-binding protein LolD, whose amino-acid sequence is MGGDVALELTSVDKSFKEAPAVIKDINLKVAKGQVVALIGSSGSGKTTILQIAGLLDKPTSGIVTIDGVNCTQASNKYKTHIRRSFLSFVYQFHYLLQELSVLENVMLPQLIAGRSKTEAIKNAQAMLEKFGLEDKASSMISEISGGERQRVAIARSVVNFPRLLLADEPTGNLDPTNSLNVFLLLYSYVKENNSSMLIVTHNHLLAEKADCILQLKDRSLIKL
- a CDS encoding Iron-sulfur cluster insertion protein ErpA, giving the protein MSTDYNINLTDNALKKIHSLVEQEEDKSSVLRVAVSGGGCSGFKYNFLIDQINKNLSLSDDDDDDYDDEFDDDDDDDYEESEDYRGYSSFSGKSKDIVINDENGNPVLMVDNCSAKFLNNSVIDYTEDLSGSGFQIKNALAKSQCGCGNSFSV
- a CDS encoding Deoxyguanosinetriphosphate triphosphohydrolase-like protein yields the protein MSNNNFLLSYACFPSKTRGRYFKEPEDENRSCFQRDRDRIIHSNAFRKLEYKTQVFINYEHDYYRTRLTHSLEVAQIARSIARRLGLYEDITECIALAHDLGHPPFGHTGEDALKKSVQDLNLDSEKYEFDHNVQAIRILTYLEQKHADFDGMNLSWEVIEGVAKHNGPLLGRNAISHTNNQLLLEYNEKYDLKLEEFSSVEAQVASIADDIAYGVHDLDDALRANLVTVEDLLDIPLIGETFKDVKSRYSKLPKCKLIHESLSRTIGIMISDVVSQTKKNVEDYKIKSVEDVRSLNKMLVTFSPEVANATKEMKKFNMEKIYRSYKLNRTMNKAKRIVQELFQCFYENPGLLPTEWNKLSYKFQRSVVICDYISGMTDRFAIHEHRRIFDTSYEMTSF